The following are encoded in a window of Clarias gariepinus isolate MV-2021 ecotype Netherlands chromosome 8, CGAR_prim_01v2, whole genome shotgun sequence genomic DNA:
- the pcnx1 gene encoding pecanex-like protein 1 isoform X1 — translation MGSQTLQILRQGVWASVTGGWYHDPHQNTFVNALHLYIWLFLLCFPFTLYMALPPTMLIVGVYCGVVGGVFTLLKVVNYRLHTALDEGEVLESAQQRDATHTHPDESSGSGDPGGGIELADFVREETPPVACSSRNSYTGMDSNLQITSCRGGPAAVKAGVVGKTSDELSLSLAPSCSQEQDLTSDPKIYGLISNDSFASMQPSTSLAQDLYSSTPHPFSQSLSSCDTEIPAHSQSFRKESTRPRGLPRTSSSAFPDPSIPDFGLYPPSRRSGLDPVCELDTPRPQGALQSGDTAVPSTSGLDCCKHHKRERRKLARSVSRETGEECPGECGLYQVEGFRGGVSGGSRRKRRGEKSMESLRSLSTRSSGSTESYCSGTDRDTHSTLSSLHSEQTSSTHVESLISLSLDEGGTTEPSITSGEGNKNPHANEISPKAVSATEPATPKNTSQTTSHEGEELKKDEGGVRTSPEASAVSTHLCKEAEHDDAKPKSASHSDANHSGRRRSSKKRASSFDAARYHDYTYFRGIAKPRSAVFAKNDEDSSDLSELSHTSSLNSANRTELSHTPSTSQKKEKEKERDRGKKRASRRTASTGSAKVQLRKCANEPHHLGAPVDPRPLSTSKSDLEAKEGEVLDAASLLGRASHLESVTRSRNSLPCPISITDTHDTARGNEDAVTFRRERSTFRRQAVRRRHNAGSSTASIIASPLSLQEALSQVSQASSGSQVKGQMSTSASLLVRNGSAHLEGLQDKASTVGLHEDFGKLTPSLYEVGGCDVSLVNFEPATRRPSNNVWDTDSHLSSSTSVRSYPHDVMIPNCSLPMDTDLQEAPRSSHEPTHKHTHTHSRSHTNTHKAKQYYRFSLLPYLWVGLRFDRLTLLALFDRNREVLENILAVVLAVLVAFLGSVLLIHGFFTDIWVFQFCLVIASCQYSLLKSVQPDSSSPRHGHNRIIAYSRPVYFCVCCVLICLFHYGGVSSSSNTHTLYGVTLSSSLLLSSTRDLVIVFILCFPFIFFAGLLPQVNTFLMYLFEQIDIHLFGGNACTSLPSSIYSVVRSVVTVTMLYGFCYGSLQEPWDPQHIPVLFSVFCGLLVAVSYHLSRQSSDPTVLISLIQTKVFPSVAKDQNPEDPLSEVQDPLPEKLRSSVNERLQSDVIMCVVIAVLYFAIHVSTVFLALQPFLSYVLYGLVGALGFFTHYLLPQMRKQLPWFCFSHPLLKTREYYQFEVHGAAHVMWFEWLHLWLLFVEKNVLYPLVILNELSRSAQELASTKKLTTEVGAVVLSVSGLKLLRSCFSSPGSQYVTVLFTVLFFTFDYRHLSETPLLDLFIMSIIFSKLWELLNKLRFVYTYIAPWQITWGSAFHAFAQPFAVPHSAMLFVQAMVSAVFSTPLNPFLGSAIFITSYVRPVKFWERDYNTKRVDHSNTRLASQLDRNPGSDDNNLNSIFYEHLTRSLQHSLCGDLLLGRWGSFSTGDCFIMASDYLNALVHLIEIGNGLVTFQLRGLEFRGTYCQQREVEAITEGVEEDEGCCCCDVGHLPHLLSFNAAFVQRWLAWEVLLAKYTLQSYSITENSAGAMLQVYELRQILTTYYVKGIIYYVVASPKLEDWLSNDAMMEGLKTCSDRNYVDLDPTFNPNIDEDYDHRLAGISRDSFCSVYLSWIQYCNSQRQKPLESEKDSALVSLCFGLCVLGRRALGTAAHHMSSNLESFLYGLHALFKGDFRISSVRDEWIFADMELLRRVVVPGIRMSLKLHQDHFTSPDEYDEPSVLYEAIMSHERTLVIAHEGDPAWRSAVLSNAASLLSLRHVLNEGTNEYKIITLNRRYLSFRVIKVNQECVRGLWAGQQQELVFLRNRNPERGSIQNAKQALRNMINSSCDQPIGYPIYVSPLTTSYCNTHTQLSHTLGGAISIASIRHFIISTWHRLRKGCGAGCNSGGNVEECDIGSSGNTNDTHHRLTSIQHSHTPHSLGTSQSSQSVRSSLVRHSPTRSSVASQSSSLRYNSNAEPTLCKRHTLTHTHTLAGLLDHHHHHHQQLRREDISYRVQIVDVNQVLDVINLSKRKELLWPDESMRLRAGPSCWRDWGPLEGMEGHVIHRWMPCSRDPLTRSPIDKSILLVQVDDKLVPIIETGVIELGAEV, via the exons GCCCTCCCCCCCACCATGCTGATAGTGGGCGTGTACTGTGGAGTGGTGGGCGGAGTGTTTACACTGTTAAAGGTGGTGAACTATCGACTCCACACCGCGCTGGACGAGGGGGAAGTACTGGAGTCCGCGCAGCAACGagatgccacacacacacacccagacgaGTCCAGTGGGTCcgg ggATCCTGGAGGAGGAATCGAGTTGGCTGATTTTGTCAGAGAGGAAACTCCACCAGTCGCCTGCAGCTCACGTAACTCCTACACAGGCATGGACTCCaacctgcag atcactTCCTGTCGTGGAGGTCCAGCTGCAGTAAAAG caGGTGTTGTTGGAAAGACCTCAGATGAGTTGAGTTTGAGTTTAGCGCCGAGCTGTAGTCAGGAACAAG ATCTGACGTCAGACCCAAAGATCTACGGCCTCATCTCCAACGACTCTTTTGCCTCCATGCAGCCTTCCACCTCACTGGCTCAGGACCTGTACAGCTCCACCCCTCACCCCTTCAGCCAATCACTGTCCTCCTGCGACACAGAAATCCCCGCCCACTCCCAGTCTTTCAGGAAGGAGTCGACTCGACCCCGTGGCCTCCCTCGTACGTCGAGCTCGGCCTTTCCCGATCCTTCCATCCCGGACTTCGGCCTTTACCCCCCGTCCCGGCGTAGTGGACTCGACCCCGTGTGTGAACTGGACACGCCGCGGCCACAGGGGGCGCTACAGAGCGGGGACACGGCCGTCCCCTCCACTTCGGGACTGGACTGCTGTAAGCACCATAAAAGGGAAAGGCGCAAACTGGCTCGGTCCGTTTCGAGAGAGACGGGGGAGGAATGTCCGGGTGAGTGCGGACTGTACCAGGTGGAGGGGTTCCGTGGGGGGGTTTCGGGAGGAAGCAGGAGGAAAAGACGAGGAGAGAAAAGCATGGAAAGCTTGCGAAGTCTGAGTACACGCAGTAGCGGCTCGACGGAGAGCTACTGCAGCGGGACTGACCGCGACACGCACAGCACGCTGAGCAGTCTGCACAGCGAACAGACGAGCTCCACCCACGTCGAGAGTCTCATATCGCTCTCGTTGGACGAGGGCGGGACAACGGAACCTAGCATAACCTCAGGAGAGGGCAACAAAAACCCGCACGCTAACGAAATTAGCCCTAAAGCGGTTAGTGCTACTGAACCGGCGACTCCTAAAAACACATCACAGACCACCAGCCACGAAGGGGAGGAGCTTAAAAAGGACGAGGGTGGGGTAAGGACAAGCCCAGAAGCCTCTGCGGTCTCCACACACCTCTGTAAGGAGGCGGAGCATGACGATGCCAAGCCCAAATCAGCCAGCCACTCTGATGCCAACCACAGCGGGCGGCGACGCAGCTCTAAGAAACGAGCTAGCAGTTTCGACGCTGCCCGTTACCATGACTACACCTACTTCCGCGGCATAGCGAAGCCTCGCTCGGCTGTATTCGCTAAAAACGACGAGGACTCAAGTGACCTGAGTGAGCTTAGCCACACCTCCAGCCTCAACTCAGCCAATCGCACTGAGCTAAGCCACACCCCCAGTACGTCccagaagaaagagaaagaaaaggagagagatagGGGGAAGAAGCGAGCGTCTCGGCGTACCGCCAGCACAGGAAGTGCCAAAGTTCAGCTGCGTAAATGCGCCAATGAGCCGCACCACCTGGGGGCGCCGGTCGACCCTCGACCCCTCAGCACCTCCAAATCCGACCTGGAGGCCAAAGAGGGAGAGGTGCTGGACGCCGCCTCGCTACTGGGCCGAGCCAGCCATCTGGAGTCCGTCACTCGCTCCAGGAACAGTTTACCCTGTCCAATTAGCATCACCGACACACACGACACAGCCAGgg GTAACGAGGACGCCGTGACATTCAGACGTGAGCGCAGCACGTTCCGCCGTCAGGCTGTACGGAGACGCCACAACGCCGGAAGCAGCACCGCCTCCATCATCGCATCACCGCTCAG TCTTCAGGAAGCACTCAGTCAGGTGTCTCAGGCTTCCTCTGGGTcacaggtcaaaggtcagatGAGCACTAGCGCCTCCCTGCTGGTCAGGAATGGAAGTGCACACCTGGAGggtttacaggataaagcgtccACTGTCGGGTTGCATGAAGACTTTG gtaAGCTAACTCCCTCTCTGTACGAAGTGGGAGGATGTGATGTGTCTCTCGTTAACTTTGAGCCGGCGACCAGACGACCGTCCAACAAtgtgtg ggATACAGACTCACACCTCTCCAGTTCTACCTCAGTTCGCTCCTACCCTCATGACgtg atGATTCCTAACTGTTCGCTGCCGATGGACACGGACCTGCAGGAGGCACCGCGCAGCTCGCACGAGccgacacacaaacacactcacacacactcacgctcacacaccaacacacacaaagccaAGCAGTACTATCGCTTCTCCCTGCTGCCATACCTGTGGGTGGGCCTGCGCTTCGACAGACTCACACTGCTCGCCCTGTTCGAcag gaacCGTGAGGTCCTAGAGAACATCCTGGCCGTGGTTCTGGCGGTGCTGGTGGCCTTCCTGGGCTCGGTTCTGCTCATTCACGGCTTCTTCACCGACATCTGGGTCTTCCAGTTCTGCCTCGTCATCGCCAGCTGCCAGTACTCACTGCTGAAG AGTGTTCAGCCGGACTCCTCCTCTCCTCGACAC ggtcaTAACCGGATCATAGCGTACAGCAGGCCcgtgtatttctgtgtgtgttgtgttctgATCTGTTTGTTCCACTACGGCGGCGTGAGCTCCagctccaacacacacactctgtatggAGTCACACTCAGCTCGTCACTGCTGCTCAGCTCCACACGGGACCTCGTCatcg TCTTCATCCTGTGTTTCCCATTTATCTTCTTCGCCGGACTCCTCCCTCAGGTCAACACTTTCCTCATGTACCTGTTTGAGCAGATCGACATCCATCTGTTTGGTGGAaatg catgTACCAGTCTCCCCTCGTCCATATATAGTGTGGTGAGGAGCGTGGTTACCGTGACGATGCTGTACGGTTTCTGCTACGGATCACTGCAG gagccGTGGGACCCTCAGCACATCCCGGTGCTGTTCTCGGTGTTCTGCGGCCTGCTCGTCGCCGTGTCCTATCACCTCAGCCGCCAGAGCAGCGACCCCACCGTCCTCAT CTCTCTGATTCAGACGAAGGTTTTCCCGAGCGTGGCGAAGGATCAGAACCCTGAGGACCCGCTGTCTGAGGTACAGGACCCTCTACCGGAGAAACTCAGGAGCTCTGTG aatGAGAGGCTGCAGTCTGatgtgatcatgtgtgttgtCATCGCTGTGCTCTACTTCGCTATTCATGTCAGCACCGTCTTCCTCGCcctgcag CCATTCCTGAGTTACGTGCTGTACGGCCTGGTGGGGGCGCTGGGGTTCTTCACACACTACCTCCTGCCCCAGATGAGGAAACAGCTGCCCTGGTTCTGCTTCTCACACCCGCTGCTCAAAACCAGAGAGTATTACCAGTTCGAGGTGCACG gtgcggCTCATGTGATGTGGTTTGAGTGGCTCCACCTCTGGCTGCTCTTTGTGGAAAAGAACGTTCTTTATCCTCTCGTTATTCTTAATGAACTCAGCAGAAGCGCGCAGGAACTCGCCAGCACCAAGAAGCTCACcacaga GGTGGGGGCCGTGGTGTTGAGTGTGTCAGGGTTGAAGTTGTTGCGTTCGTGCTTCAGCAGTCCGGGGTCTCAGTACGTCACCGTCCTCTTCACCGTCCTCTTCTTCACCTTCGACTATCGCCACCTGTCTGAGACGCCGCTGCTCGACCTCTTCATCATGTCCATCATCTTCAGcaag ctgtggGAGCTCCTGAATAAGCTGCGCTTTGTTTACACCTACATCGCTCCGTGGCAGATCACCTGGGGTTCAGCCTTCCACGCCTTCGCTCAGCCCTTTGCTGTACCAC ATTCGGCCATGTTGTTCGTGCAGGCGATGGTGTCGGCCGTCTTCTCCACCCCACTCAACCCGTTTCTGGGCAGCGCCATCTTCATCACGTCCTACGTCCGACCCGTTAAATTCTGGGAGAGAGATTACAA tacaaAGCGGGTGGATCACTCCAACACCAGATTGGCATCTCAACTAGACAGGAATCCAG gttcTGATGATAACAACCTGAACTCGATCTTCTATGAGCACCTGACGCGCTCCCTGCAGCACTCTCTGTGTGGGGATCTGCTGCTGGGCCGCTGGGGGAGTTTCAGCACCGGGGACTGTTTCATCATGGCCTCCGATTACCTCAACGCCCTCGTACACCTCATCGAGATCGGCAACGGCCTCGTCACCTTCCAGCTCCGCGGCCTGGagttcagag GTACGTACTGCCAGCAGAGGGAGGTGGAGGCCATCACCGAGGGCGTGGAGGAGGACGagggctgctgctgctgtgatGTGGGTCACCTGCCCCACCTGCTGTCCTTCAACGCCGCGTTCGTCCAGCGCTGGCTCGCCTGGGAGGTCCTGCTGGCCAAGTACACCTTACAGAGCTACAGCATCACGGAGAACAGCGCCGGGGCCATGCTGCAGGTCTACGAGCTCCGCCAGATCCTCACCACATACTACGTCAAG GGAATAATTTACTACGTGGTTGCGTCTCCGAAGCTGGAGGACTGGCTCTCCAATGATGCCATGATGGAGGGgttgaagacctgcagtgacaGGAACTACGTCGACCTTGACCCGACCTTTAACCCCAACATTGACGAGGACTACGACCACCGTCTGGCGGGAATCTCCAGAGACAGTTTCTGTTCTGTTTACCTCAGCTGGATCCAGTACTGCAACTCACAGAGACAGaag ccgTTGGAGAGTGAAAAAGACTCAGCGTTGGTGTCATTGTGttttggtctgtgtgtgttggggagGAGAGCGCTCGGGACTGCAGCTCATCACATGTCCAG taATCTGGAGTCGTTCCTCTACGGCCTCCACGccctgtttaaaggagatttcCGGATCTCGTCTGTGCGGGACGAGTGGATTTTTGCCGACATGGAGTTGCTGAGGAGAGTCGTCGTCCCGGGAATACGCATGTCCCTCAAACTgcaccag GATCACTTCACGTCTCCGGATGAGTATGACGAGCCGTCTGTGCTGTACGAGGCGATCATGTCTCACGAGCGGACGCTAGTCATCGCTCACGAGGGCGACCCGGCGTGGCGCAGCGCCGTGCTGTCCAACGCCGCATCACTCCTGTCCCTGCGCCACGTCCTCAACGAGGGAACCAACGAGTACAAGATCATCACCCTGAACCGCAGATACCTCAGCTTCAGGGTCATCAAg GTGAATCAGGAGTGTGTTCGAGGCCTGTGGGCGGGGCAGCAGCAGGAGCTGGTGTTCTTGCGGAACAGGAACCCCGAGCGCGGAAGCATCCAGAACGCCAAGCAGGCACTGAGGAACATGATCAACTCGTCATGTGACCAGCCGATCGGTTACCCCATCTACGTCTCCCCCCTCACCACCTCctactgcaacacacacactcagctctcacacacactgggaGGAGCCATCAGCATCGCCAGCATCCGACACTTCATTATCAGCACTtggcacag gttGCGTAAAGGCTGTGGAGCGGGGTGTAACAGCGGAGGCAATGTAGAGGAGTGTGACATCGGCAGTTCTGGGAACACAAACGACACACACCACAGATTGACCAGCATTCAACATTCGCACACTCCTCACTCActgg GAACCAGTCAGAGCTCCCAGTCTGTGCGTTCGTCTCTGGTGCGTCACTCTCCCACCCGCTCGTCTGTGGCCAGTCAGTCTTCATCACTCCGTTACAACAGCAACGCTGAGCCGACGCTgtgcaagagacacacactcactcacacacacacactcgccggCCTCCTcgatcatcatcaccatcatcaccagcaACTCAGGAGAGAGGACATCTCCTACAGAGTACAG atagTGGATGTGAATCAGGTGTTGGATGTGATTAATCTGTCGAAGCGGAAGGAGCTGCTGTGGCCTGACGAGTCAATGAGGTTGAGGGCGGGGCCGAGCTGCTGGAGAGACTGGGGCCCTCTGGAGGGCATGGAGGGTCat gtgattCACCGCTGGATGCCTTGCAGTCGTGACCCACTGACCCGCTCCCCCATAGATAAATCCATCCTGCTGGTTCAGGTGGATGATAAACTGGTTCCCATTATAGAGACTGGAGTGATTGAACTAGGAGCAgaagtgtaa